The following coding sequences lie in one Leptospira selangorensis genomic window:
- a CDS encoding NAD(P)/FAD-dependent oxidoreductase: protein MTQELELRLLPEIAEQSAKLAEYISKSKKISLSDIAHIEVLNHSIDARQKTVFVNLKIRVYINENFVAEQIHLPDYPNVKNSKEVIVIGAGPAGLFSALELIQAGLKPIVLERGKDVKSRPKDLQNINAHHIVDEDSNYCFGEGGAGTYSDGKLYTRSKKRGNIRRILELLVGFGANPNILIEAHPHIGTNKLPSIVRRMRETIQERGGEVYFNQRVTDLILEGNSIKGVVTKNGDRFLSDKVILATGHSARDIFELLHHKGIEIQLKPLAVGIRVEHKQSLIDSIQYSCEDRGPFLPPSPYSIVKQIDGRGVYSFCMCPGGVIAACATRPGEVVTNGWSSSRRARPTANSGIVVELRQEDFLPFKKFGPLAAMEFQKEIEQKAWIAGGKTQTAPAARLVDFVEGKISSDLPKTSYPPGVIPADLSSVLPKFVMNALQNGFKEFNKSMKGYLTNEAVVHAPETRTSSPVSIPRDPETLEHIRIKGLYPCGEGAGYAGGIVSAAMDGIRCAQACAVNV from the coding sequence ATGACCCAAGAATTAGAACTTAGGCTTTTGCCTGAGATCGCCGAACAATCTGCTAAGCTCGCAGAATATATTTCCAAGTCCAAAAAGATCTCTCTGTCGGATATAGCACATATTGAGGTCTTAAATCATTCTATTGATGCCAGACAAAAAACCGTTTTTGTAAATCTAAAAATCCGAGTTTATATTAACGAAAACTTTGTAGCAGAGCAGATCCATCTGCCTGATTATCCAAATGTAAAAAATTCCAAAGAAGTAATCGTAATCGGCGCTGGACCTGCCGGTTTATTTTCAGCCTTGGAACTTATCCAAGCAGGTTTAAAACCTATCGTTCTGGAAAGAGGAAAGGACGTTAAATCAAGACCTAAAGATCTTCAAAATATAAATGCTCATCATATTGTGGATGAGGATTCCAATTATTGTTTCGGAGAAGGTGGCGCTGGCACATATTCCGACGGTAAACTTTATACAAGATCCAAAAAAAGAGGAAATATCCGTCGTATCTTGGAATTACTCGTAGGTTTTGGAGCAAATCCTAATATTCTAATAGAGGCTCACCCTCATATAGGGACCAATAAACTTCCTAGTATTGTTCGTAGAATGAGAGAAACCATCCAAGAAAGGGGTGGAGAAGTTTATTTTAATCAAAGAGTAACCGATCTGATCTTGGAAGGAAATTCCATCAAGGGTGTTGTCACTAAAAATGGAGATCGTTTTCTTTCCGACAAAGTCATTTTGGCTACCGGACATTCTGCTCGTGATATATTTGAATTACTCCATCATAAAGGAATTGAGATCCAGTTAAAACCCCTGGCAGTAGGGATTAGGGTAGAGCATAAACAATCCTTAATAGACTCTATCCAGTATAGTTGTGAAGACAGAGGGCCTTTTCTTCCTCCTTCCCCTTATAGTATTGTAAAGCAGATCGATGGGAGGGGAGTATATTCTTTTTGTATGTGCCCTGGAGGAGTGATCGCTGCATGCGCTACTAGGCCGGGAGAGGTTGTGACGAATGGTTGGTCTTCATCCAGAAGGGCGAGACCTACTGCAAATTCAGGGATAGTAGTGGAATTACGACAAGAGGACTTTCTACCTTTCAAAAAGTTTGGACCATTAGCTGCAATGGAATTCCAAAAAGAGATAGAACAAAAGGCATGGATTGCAGGAGGAAAAACACAAACTGCACCGGCTGCTAGACTTGTAGATTTTGTAGAAGGAAAAATTTCTTCCGATCTTCCTAAAACTTCTTATCCTCCCGGGGTTATACCTGCGGACCTTTCTTCCGTTCTTCCTAAATTTGTAATGAATGCATTACAAAACGGATTCAAAGAATTTAATAAATCCATGAAAGGGTATTTAACCAACGAAGCAGTGGTTCATGCTCCTGAGACCAGGACGTCTTCTCCGGTTAGTATTCCTCGGGATCCTGAAACTTTGGAACATATTCGTATCAAAGGTTTGTATCCTTGCGGAGAAGGAGCCGGATATGCGGGTGGGATCGTATCTGCCGCAATGGACGGGATCAGATGCGCACAGGCTTGTGCGGTTAACGTTTAG
- a CDS encoding helix-turn-helix domain-containing protein produces the protein MKVTDRQKKKFLKSLKQARIEAGFTQSEVAEQIGTSQSFISKLESGSISLEVEIFLKLYQLYDKPAIYFFSAFSQK, from the coding sequence TTGAAAGTAACGGACCGACAAAAGAAAAAGTTCTTAAAGTCTCTTAAACAGGCAAGGATCGAAGCAGGGTTCACTCAATCGGAAGTCGCCGAGCAGATTGGGACCAGTCAAAGTTTCATTTCCAAATTAGAATCAGGAAGTATATCTTTAGAAGTCGAGATATTCTTAAAGTTATATCAATTATACGATAAGCCTGCGATTTATTTCTTCTCCGCATTCTCCCAAAAATAA
- a CDS encoding DoxX family protein produces the protein MGSENVSKGQLWTGRVLSGLVVLFLLFDGVLKFFLDKMPPEAQAEGAKLGYPPEVMPYLGTVLIVSTLLYAFPRTAVLGATLLTGYLGGAVATHVRVLNPLGSHILFPTYLGIILWAGLYLRFPKLREVTPWQK, from the coding sequence ATGGGATCTGAAAACGTTTCGAAAGGCCAACTTTGGACCGGTCGAGTACTCAGCGGATTGGTTGTACTTTTTCTACTTTTTGATGGAGTATTAAAATTTTTCTTAGATAAAATGCCGCCGGAAGCTCAGGCAGAAGGAGCTAAGCTCGGATATCCACCTGAAGTAATGCCTTATTTAGGAACTGTCCTGATTGTTAGCACTTTGTTATATGCTTTTCCTAGAACTGCAGTTTTAGGCGCAACTTTGCTCACTGGTTATTTGGGTGGTGCCGTAGCTACTCATGTTCGTGTTTTAAATCCTTTAGGTTCTCATATTTTATTCCCTACCTATCTGGGAATTATTCTATGGGCAGGTTTATATCTCAGATTTCCTAAACTGAGAGAAGTTACTCCTTGGCAGAAATAA
- a CDS encoding iron chaperone, producing the protein MDKTKSTFQSIDEYIKTFPKEVQSILQELRKVIQEEAPEASEKISYQIPTFYLNGNLVHFAAYKNHIGFYPGASGIAKFKKEIDKYKNAKGSVQFPIDQPLPFGLVRKIVKFRVGEYKKKVPKKTKKK; encoded by the coding sequence ATGGATAAAACAAAAAGTACATTCCAATCGATTGACGAGTATATCAAAACTTTTCCGAAAGAAGTCCAGTCGATTCTTCAGGAACTCCGAAAAGTGATCCAAGAAGAAGCTCCGGAAGCAAGCGAGAAGATCAGTTATCAGATCCCGACTTTTTATCTGAACGGCAATCTGGTACATTTTGCCGCTTATAAAAATCATATCGGTTTTTATCCAGGAGCAAGCGGTATCGCTAAATTTAAGAAAGAGATTGATAAATACAAAAATGCAAAAGGTTCCGTTCAATTTCCAATCGATCAACCTTTACCTTTTGGTTTAGTCCGTAAGATCGTGAAATTTAGAGTGGGAGAATATAAGAAGAAGGTCCCTAAAAAAACGAAAAAGAAATAA
- a CDS encoding ArsR/SmtB family transcription factor: MLAKLRKRPLTISELAEPFSMSFAGVAKHIDVLTSAGLVRKVRDQEDGRSFRLELQNQSLMEASTWLTYHQEFWTNKLDRLESFIEEQDHDKPGRKNRKKN; encoded by the coding sequence ATGCTTGCTAAATTGCGAAAAAGGCCTCTCACTATTTCGGAATTAGCAGAACCTTTTTCCATGTCCTTTGCAGGAGTTGCTAAACATATAGATGTGCTAACATCTGCCGGTTTAGTTCGTAAAGTTAGGGATCAAGAAGATGGTCGTAGTTTCCGGCTAGAGCTGCAAAACCAATCACTTATGGAGGCTTCTACATGGCTTACATATCATCAGGAATTCTGGACCAACAAACTCGATAGACTCGAATCCTTTATAGAGGAGCAAGACCATGACAAACCAGGTCGTAAAAATAGAAAAAAGAATTAA
- a CDS encoding SRPBCC family protein — MTNQVVKIEKRINAEPIRLFKAWLKAEEFSSWFLPGNSIGIESAILDPRPGGRFKINMLHEGKVLPHEGEYQIIEEPKKIVFTWRSHATGGLDTLVTVTFDPLEEGSSNSNKKPQTLITLMHERLIGEDAATSHKAGWTSILDSLEKWQVGKK; from the coding sequence ATGACAAACCAGGTCGTAAAAATAGAAAAAAGAATTAATGCGGAACCAATTAGATTATTTAAGGCCTGGCTAAAAGCAGAAGAATTTTCCAGCTGGTTTTTGCCTGGGAATTCTATCGGGATCGAATCTGCCATACTAGATCCACGCCCGGGCGGTCGATTTAAGATCAATATGTTGCATGAAGGCAAAGTGCTGCCGCATGAAGGTGAATATCAGATCATAGAAGAACCAAAAAAAATAGTGTTTACTTGGAGATCACATGCAACCGGCGGCTTAGATACGTTAGTCACAGTTACTTTCGATCCATTAGAAGAAGGATCTTCAAACTCAAACAAGAAGCCGCAAACACTTATAACGTTGATGCATGAACGTTTGATAGGAGAAGATGCTGCCACATCTCATAAAGCAGGATGGACAAGTATTCTGGATAGTCTTGAAAAATGGCAGGTCGGGAAAAAATAA
- a CDS encoding SRPBCC family protein: protein MNGIYHKIGVRAGAADVVKALTTKEGLSGWWTRQVEGPFTGGISGVGEPIHFDFGIAGIDMKVQELSSQHVRWECTSGPEDWIGSHIDFKLNPGTAPDGAALTLIYFGHRDWKIESDFTAHCSMKWAVFLLSLRDLIETGTGKPAPDDIKIDDFN from the coding sequence ATGAACGGAATCTATCATAAGATAGGCGTTCGTGCAGGAGCTGCGGACGTCGTTAAGGCACTAACGACTAAGGAGGGACTTTCAGGATGGTGGACTAGACAAGTGGAAGGACCATTTACCGGTGGAATTTCCGGCGTAGGAGAACCTATTCATTTTGATTTCGGAATAGCGGGAATCGATATGAAGGTACAGGAACTTTCATCACAACATGTTCGTTGGGAATGTACATCAGGGCCAGAAGATTGGATCGGTTCTCATATCGATTTTAAATTGAATCCGGGAACAGCGCCTGACGGAGCAGCATTGACACTTATTTATTTCGGGCATCGGGATTGGAAAATAGAAAGTGATTTTACTGCACATTGTAGTATGAAATGGGCAGTTTTCTTACTTAGCTTAAGGGATTTGATTGAAACCGGCACTGGTAAACCAGCACCGGATGATATTAAGATTGATGATTTCAATTAA
- a CDS encoding DUF1801 domain-containing protein has translation MNKEVQKYNNSQTKIEKEICDILFQEINLHLPKAENKIWHAHPVWFLDGNPIVGYSKLKNCIRLLFWSGQSFDEEGLEPEGTFKAAEVRYTSSDQINKKDLKRWVNKSKKIQWDYKNIVKRKGVLERLK, from the coding sequence ATGAATAAAGAAGTTCAAAAATACAATAATTCACAAACCAAAATTGAAAAAGAGATCTGCGACATTCTTTTCCAAGAAATTAATCTTCATCTTCCTAAAGCGGAAAATAAGATCTGGCATGCTCATCCGGTCTGGTTTTTGGATGGGAATCCGATTGTAGGTTATAGTAAACTTAAAAATTGTATTCGATTACTCTTTTGGAGCGGCCAATCTTTTGATGAAGAAGGTTTAGAACCGGAAGGAACGTTTAAAGCAGCTGAAGTCCGTTATACAAGCTCAGATCAAATTAACAAAAAAGATCTAAAACGTTGGGTGAATAAATCTAAGAAAATACAGTGGGACTATAAAAATATCGTAAAACGAAAAGGTGTTCTGGAAAGATTAAAGTAA
- a CDS encoding MmcQ/YjbR family DNA-binding protein, which produces MITLDKIRKLALALPEAKEEPHFEKISFRVSKKIFATVDQENKKIVLKFDRNDQDFFSAASKGSVYPIENKWGQQGWTCVKMKSTDLALFKDMLVVSYCGVAPKRLVETLQQNSKFRIKF; this is translated from the coding sequence ATGATAACCTTAGACAAAATAAGAAAACTTGCCTTAGCTCTTCCGGAAGCAAAAGAAGAACCTCATTTTGAAAAAATTTCTTTCAGAGTGAGCAAGAAAATTTTCGCAACGGTGGATCAGGAGAATAAAAAGATCGTCCTAAAATTTGATCGGAACGACCAGGACTTCTTCTCCGCAGCATCTAAGGGCTCCGTTTATCCTATAGAAAATAAATGGGGGCAGCAGGGTTGGACCTGTGTTAAAATGAAATCGACCGATTTAGCTTTATTTAAAGATATGTTAGTGGTTTCTTATTGTGGAGTTGCTCCCAAAAGACTTGTAGAAACACTTCAGCAAAATTCAAAATTTCGTATAAAATTTTAA
- a CDS encoding SRPBCC family protein, with amino-acid sequence MDSKQITIQATITADIKKAWDYYTDPKHIIHWNFATDDWQCPWAKNDLRPGGTYSARMEAKDGSFGFEFGAIYDTVVDQKNLAYTMGDGRKATVNFENKDNKTIVTVIFDPESMNPVEMQRGGWQAILDNYKKYTEAN; translated from the coding sequence ATGGACTCAAAACAAATCACTATTCAAGCTACAATTACAGCAGACATTAAAAAAGCCTGGGACTACTACACTGATCCAAAACATATTATTCATTGGAATTTTGCCACTGACGATTGGCAATGCCCTTGGGCGAAAAATGACCTGAGACCTGGTGGTACGTACAGCGCGAGAATGGAAGCTAAGGATGGAAGTTTTGGCTTCGAGTTTGGAGCTATTTACGATACAGTTGTAGATCAGAAAAATTTGGCTTATACAATGGGAGATGGTAGAAAGGCAACGGTTAACTTTGAGAATAAAGATAACAAAACAATTGTAACAGTAATCTTTGACCCTGAATCAATGAATCCAGTTGAAATGCAAAGAGGTGGTTGGCAGGCGATACTCGATAACTACAAGAAGTATACAGAAGCTAATTAA
- a CDS encoding VOC family protein, translating to MKRVTGIGGIFFSAKDPAKLGSWYKTHLGIDVQSWGGAAFRWVDASGNPTNGTTAWSIGDGSYFAPSNSTFMVNYRVDDLHGLLKALREEGCQVLEKVEESEYGIFGWVMDPEGNKVELWQPPAGQ from the coding sequence ATGAAACGAGTTACAGGTATTGGTGGAATCTTCTTCAGCGCTAAAGACCCTGCAAAACTAGGTTCCTGGTACAAAACTCATCTTGGAATAGATGTCCAGTCTTGGGGTGGCGCAGCCTTTCGCTGGGTTGATGCTTCCGGTAATCCCACAAATGGCACAACTGCTTGGTCAATTGGAGATGGATCCTATTTCGCTCCAAGCAATTCTACATTCATGGTTAACTATCGAGTAGATGATCTTCATGGGTTATTGAAAGCACTTCGGGAAGAAGGTTGTCAAGTTTTGGAGAAGGTAGAAGAATCAGAGTATGGAATATTCGGTTGGGTCATGGATCCGGAAGGGAACAAGGTTGAACTCTGGCAACCACCAGCAGGCCAATAG
- a CDS encoding dihydrofolate reductase family protein has translation MRKIIVLEFLTLDGVIQGPGGQEEDTSGGFKYSGWQAPIFDDLTGTVMQKQMNLPFDLLLGRKTFDIWEPYWPKHSDFWPPIMSVTKYVASNTRTSSEWKPSVFLNGDIVEKINKLKKEEGPDLHVYGSANLVQTLMKHDLVDEFWLKIYPLTLGSGKRLFVDGTIPAMFQMTESQISSNGVIIVNYKRAGEVKTGNF, from the coding sequence ATGAGAAAAATTATCGTACTCGAATTTCTCACGCTTGATGGAGTTATTCAAGGCCCGGGCGGGCAAGAAGAAGATACAAGTGGTGGCTTTAAATATAGCGGATGGCAAGCTCCGATATTTGACGATCTTACCGGAACAGTTATGCAGAAGCAGATGAACCTTCCGTTTGATCTGCTATTAGGTCGTAAGACATTTGATATTTGGGAACCCTATTGGCCCAAACATTCCGACTTTTGGCCTCCTATCATGTCAGTAACTAAGTATGTTGCCTCTAATACCAGGACTAGTAGTGAATGGAAGCCATCCGTGTTTCTAAACGGAGACATTGTGGAAAAAATCAACAAACTCAAAAAAGAAGAAGGACCAGATTTACACGTCTATGGAAGCGCTAATCTAGTCCAGACACTCATGAAACATGATTTGGTTGATGAGTTTTGGCTAAAGATATATCCGCTAACGTTAGGAAGTGGGAAAAGATTATTTGTAGATGGCACAATCCCTGCGATGTTCCAGATGACTGAAAGCCAAATCTCCTCAAATGGAGTCATTATTGTGAATTATAAGCGTGCGGGAGAAGTTAAAACAGGAAATTTCTAA
- a CDS encoding MepB family protein: MKVNLLFSENCNIEIKNFRIEKESSDYNAAFFDLNKKQTVFRLAKITPKKIGLFVTLWKRDKKGITIPFHKNDDIDLIIIEVRKLNRIGHFVFNKSLLVENGIITSKKEGKRGFRIYPPWETPSSRQAILSQSWQSRYFFEHKKMNMDDSARLRNFLF, translated from the coding sequence ATGAAAGTTAATCTTTTATTCTCTGAAAACTGTAATATAGAGATCAAAAATTTTCGGATAGAAAAAGAAAGTTCCGATTATAATGCTGCATTCTTTGATTTAAATAAAAAACAGACTGTTTTTAGATTAGCGAAAATTACTCCTAAAAAAATCGGATTGTTTGTTACTCTTTGGAAAAGGGATAAAAAGGGGATCACCATTCCATTCCATAAAAATGATGATATTGATCTTATTATCATCGAAGTCAGAAAATTGAATAGGATCGGGCATTTTGTTTTTAATAAAAGCCTTCTTGTTGAAAACGGGATTATCACTTCTAAAAAAGAAGGCAAAAGAGGATTTAGGATCTATCCTCCTTGGGAAACTCCTTCGAGTAGGCAAGCTATTCTATCTCAAAGTTGGCAATCACGCTATTTCTTTGAGCATAAAAAAATGAATATGGATGATAGTGCGCGTCTTAGAAATTTCCTGTTTTAA
- a CDS encoding MarR family winged helix-turn-helix transcriptional regulator yields MKQDRLLVLVTALRDQILDEVKKDYLRFGLTNITPAMGAVLCALKNDHPQSMKEIARQIFRDQSSVTPLVQKLVDLNLAIQERSSLDARESQVRLTTSGKNTRLKIIRAGRKMNARLYRGMSAPDRKNLISLLAQLKK; encoded by the coding sequence ATGAAACAAGATAGGCTGTTAGTCCTGGTAACTGCGTTACGGGATCAAATTTTAGACGAAGTAAAAAAAGATTATTTACGTTTCGGACTAACGAATATAACTCCTGCGATGGGCGCGGTCCTTTGTGCACTTAAAAACGATCACCCTCAATCTATGAAGGAGATAGCGAGACAGATTTTCAGAGACCAGTCTAGCGTTACTCCATTAGTACAAAAGTTAGTCGATTTAAATCTTGCAATTCAGGAACGTTCATCCCTTGATGCAAGAGAATCCCAGGTCCGGTTAACCACATCGGGGAAAAATACACGTTTGAAAATTATTCGAGCGGGAAGAAAGATGAATGCTCGTTTATATCGAGGTATGTCGGCTCCTGACCGAAAAAATCTTATTTCACTATTAGCCCAACTAAAAAAATAA
- a CDS encoding methyltransferase family protein translates to MAREGFKKYLRRIVPPPIERSFYVLIVSITLITLSCFWQPIDLEIWNFKSILGKYIAYSIFLIGLSVAVVSTFLIDHFELFGLKQAWNFLLKTREHTAEFLTPSLYKLVRHPMMFGIILVIWSTPLMNLGHLILSIGMTLYIIIGTFFEERDLARIFGEKYLQYKRAVPMLLPFFTFNQKVIKK, encoded by the coding sequence ATGGCGAGAGAAGGTTTTAAAAAATATCTCCGACGAATAGTCCCCCCGCCGATTGAGAGAAGTTTTTACGTTTTAATAGTTAGTATCACTTTGATCACACTCTCATGTTTTTGGCAACCCATCGATTTAGAGATATGGAATTTTAAAAGTATCCTGGGAAAATATATTGCGTATTCAATTTTCTTAATAGGACTTTCAGTGGCGGTTGTTTCTACCTTTCTAATAGATCACTTTGAACTTTTCGGACTAAAACAAGCTTGGAATTTTCTATTAAAAACCCGAGAACATACGGCAGAATTCCTTACACCTTCACTTTATAAGTTAGTACGTCATCCGATGATGTTCGGAATAATTTTAGTTATATGGAGTACGCCGCTGATGAACTTAGGCCACCTCATTCTCTCTATAGGTATGACTCTTTATATTATCATAGGAACATTCTTTGAGGAAAGAGATTTAGCCCGCATATTTGGAGAGAAGTATCTGCAATATAAACGAGCAGTTCCTATGCTTCTACCATTCTTTACGTTCAATCAAAAGGTTATAAAAAAATAA